GCCGCCGCCTCCACCGCCATCTTCTTCCGGCGGTGAAGTTCCAGAGTTTGATTGGTGGATAGGGTTTTTGAAGTTGTTGGATGGGAAGAAGAGTGGAAGTAGTAATATTGGTAGTGAAGTAGTCTTACAGAAATACTTCCCtgttgaagaaaatattttgatggaAAATTCGAAGGCACTTAGCCAATTACAAGATGGATTAAAGAAGGATTTACCTAATAATCTTGTAGATGCAAATGAAGATCCCAGTCACCAATTTCCAGATGAATGGTTGATTATCCCTACAGCTGATGATGATAATGTAGTACTTTAGCTTTAATTAAGTTTAAACCTAGAGAAGAGGTTACTGGATATTTTATGTAATTCTTGATTCTTTGCCTAATCTACAATACAATGATACAAGAATGTTCACCAAGTATTATTATGGGTTTTCAAATTTAATCTTCTTAACGAAATCTAATAAGTAAATGAAGatgaaaaaattgagaaaaatagCAAATTTGGCCAAGTGTGGGGTGC
This DNA window, taken from Solanum dulcamara chromosome 3, daSolDulc1.2, whole genome shotgun sequence, encodes the following:
- the LOC129881584 gene encoding uncharacterized protein LOC129881584, producing MDSKKMISPRKRIRKYHTRKAPIINSYTDMAEARREIVHALHLHRSSSFSSFNNPKNYALLGQRVNSQQYYYSIVESMPIPQSTWSTTAPAIQTAAPPPPPPPSSSGGEVPEFDWWIGFLKLLDGKKSGSSNIGSEVVLQKYFPVEENILMENSKALSQLQDGLKKDLPNNLVDANEDPSHQFPDEWLIIPTADDDNVVL